The proteins below are encoded in one region of Fimbriimonadaceae bacterium:
- a CDS encoding NfeD family protein, with translation MLALYIFCAILGGGFVLVSALGGALGHGHLDSGADAGGHDVEGAFDHTAETDAPLHGHGASHDAVSAGSFWLPFFSLRFWTYFIGSFGVLGVALNLLKASTEPATMAIAGVTGLCIGWAAAYLIRLLGAPDNNSSIAEGDFLGSVGRVTVAVRGAQPGKVRTSIRGDLIDMIAVSDSGSDVEQGEEVLIVGIERGQARVARKSEYLGE, from the coding sequence ATGTTGGCGCTTTACATCTTCTGCGCGATCTTGGGGGGCGGCTTCGTGCTGGTCTCGGCCCTGGGCGGCGCCCTGGGCCATGGCCACCTCGACTCAGGAGCGGACGCGGGGGGCCACGACGTCGAAGGCGCCTTCGACCACACGGCCGAAACAGACGCGCCTCTCCACGGCCACGGAGCCTCGCACGACGCGGTCAGCGCGGGCAGTTTCTGGCTACCCTTCTTTTCGCTCCGGTTTTGGACCTATTTTATCGGGTCCTTCGGTGTGCTCGGAGTGGCTCTGAACTTGCTCAAGGCGAGCACGGAGCCGGCCACCATGGCCATCGCGGGCGTGACCGGGCTCTGCATCGGTTGGGCGGCGGCGTACCTGATCCGGCTGCTCGGCGCTCCTGACAACAACAGCAGCATCGCCGAAGGCGACTTTCTAGGTTCGGTCGGGCGCGTGACAGTCGCCGTCCGAGGCGCGCAACCGGGCAAGGTCAGGACAAGTATTCGTGGTGACTTGATCGATATGATTGCCGTCAGCGACTCGGGGTCGGACGTCGAACAAGGCGAGGAAGTCTTGATCGTCGGTATCGAACGGGGTCAAGCCCGGGTCGCCCGCAAGTCGGAATACCTGGGAGAATAA